In Rathayibacter sp. VKM Ac-2762, one DNA window encodes the following:
- a CDS encoding aromatic acid exporter family protein, which produces MPRTRTSRAALAWREAVTGSRLMLALKTALAVGIAWAVAPLAPGVAEQYPYYAPLGALVSMYPTLMGSVRTGLQTLLGLAAGIGLAALVVVTVGPTWWTIPLVVGIGVVLSGTGWFGAGREYVPMAALFVLIIGGADAEDYSLGYLVQMAVGVAVGLLVNVVVAPGLTVEAASARVDAFQRELAEHLRQLAAALEETWPPEHEAWARNGEELARTAEEVRAALADADESRKGNPRALLHRRDSRPDHLRLETLDAILFHVRDLSGALADTIWERPGALPFDPALGPPLSEACRAVADAIDRDDAGSPAAHRAIGGAARAIRHLVQVVDERTAATSRTLGPGVLAAMHLRRVLVRLQHDGAEPQEE; this is translated from the coding sequence ATGCCCCGCACCCGGACGTCCCGCGCCGCCCTCGCCTGGCGGGAGGCGGTCACCGGCTCGCGCCTGATGCTGGCTCTCAAGACGGCGCTGGCGGTCGGCATCGCCTGGGCCGTCGCGCCGCTCGCTCCCGGAGTCGCGGAGCAGTACCCGTACTACGCGCCGCTCGGCGCCCTGGTCAGCATGTACCCGACCCTGATGGGCTCGGTCCGCACCGGACTGCAGACCCTGCTCGGCCTGGCGGCGGGGATCGGGCTCGCCGCCCTCGTGGTGGTCACCGTCGGCCCGACCTGGTGGACGATCCCGCTCGTCGTCGGGATCGGCGTGGTCCTCTCGGGGACGGGGTGGTTCGGCGCGGGCCGCGAGTACGTGCCGATGGCGGCCCTCTTCGTGCTGATCATCGGCGGGGCCGACGCCGAGGACTACTCCCTCGGCTACCTCGTGCAGATGGCGGTGGGCGTGGCGGTGGGGCTGCTGGTGAACGTGGTCGTCGCCCCCGGGCTCACCGTCGAGGCGGCGTCCGCCCGGGTCGACGCGTTCCAGCGCGAGCTCGCGGAGCACCTGCGCCAGCTGGCCGCCGCGCTCGAGGAGACGTGGCCGCCCGAGCACGAGGCGTGGGCGCGCAACGGCGAGGAGCTGGCCCGGACGGCGGAGGAGGTCCGCGCGGCCCTCGCGGACGCGGACGAGAGCCGCAAGGGCAACCCGCGCGCGCTGCTGCACCGGCGCGACTCCCGACCCGACCACCTCCGCCTCGAGACGCTCGACGCGATCCTCTTCCACGTCCGCGATCTGAGCGGCGCCCTCGCGGACACCATCTGGGAGCGGCCGGGCGCGCTCCCGTTCGATCCGGCCCTCGGCCCGCCGCTGAGCGAGGCCTGCCGGGCGGTCGCCGACGCGATCGACCGCGACGACGCCGGCTCCCCCGCCGCGCACCGGGCGATCGGGGGCGCGGCCCGCGCGATCCGGCACCTCGTGCAGGTCGTCGACGAGCGGACCGCCGCGACCTCCCGGACCCTCGGGCCCGGCGTCCTCGCGGCGATGCACCTCCGCCGCGTCCTGGTGCGCCTGCAGCACGACGGCGCGGAGCCGCAGGAGGAGTGA
- a CDS encoding RICIN domain-containing protein produces the protein MTTAPTPADTERPRSAGLRRRLTAGLLILLAAVVALPFTAASPAVALGEPTFTNPIAPDTADPTIEFHDGNYYMVATTWDNRVVMRKAPTLAALGTTAPTTVYTDTNPGRNANMWAPELQRLQGPNGWRWYLMYTMGTAGNFDGQHLQVIESAGDDPMGPYTYKGRPVPTDRWNIDGAYLELNGELFMTWSEFQPGNGLQSNYIARMSDPWTATSTGTVLSEPVEPWETIGMPVNEGPIPLQKDGRTWIVYSASFCGTEDYQLGTLEYDGTGDPVLASSWTKSDGPVFSKANGEYGTGHNDFFDSPDGTETWNLYHANPGPNDGCSRQRSARAHIVEWTATGEPDFGAPLGTAARIPVPSGENAPITARVEGAPWQLVSRSTGLCATVSSAQSGDGAGVVQGSCSTPRANWMLDATGEGTLRVMNASSGKALGPVGCATGTAGLQQSAWLTTSCQQWTVAPATGGYSTLTNRTSGKLLEASGSTVRQAAATSAAAQEWVLRPAGPVAVTSFVTGKSFDLPNCSTADGALLQQQDWLGSPCQRVTFGSAADGALEMHPVSAAAKCLAVTGGSTADGATVTQGACGVTGSSWRLRPGNDGTVELRAAHSGKALDLSNCSAQNGTRIGQWSVLNNDCQRFRVSLGAPASTVPLQPVATSAARCVAGKVVVTTVVRNADDLPVDVTIGTGTAAKRVTALAGGVSTSTAVTTRQTSVPAGSTTVAVAGTDDAGRTATVTASHPALTCG, from the coding sequence ATGACGACCGCACCGACGCCCGCCGACACCGAGCGCCCCCGATCCGCGGGGCTCCGGCGCCGCCTCACGGCCGGGCTGCTGATCCTGCTCGCCGCGGTGGTGGCCCTGCCCTTCACCGCCGCCTCCCCGGCCGTCGCCCTCGGCGAGCCGACCTTCACCAACCCGATCGCTCCGGACACCGCCGATCCCACGATCGAGTTCCACGACGGCAACTACTACATGGTCGCGACGACCTGGGACAACCGCGTCGTGATGCGGAAGGCGCCCACCCTCGCGGCGCTCGGCACCACCGCCCCGACCACCGTCTACACCGACACGAACCCCGGCCGGAACGCCAACATGTGGGCGCCGGAGCTGCAGCGGCTCCAGGGCCCGAACGGCTGGCGCTGGTACCTCATGTACACGATGGGGACCGCGGGGAACTTCGACGGCCAGCACCTGCAGGTGATCGAGAGCGCCGGGGACGACCCGATGGGCCCGTACACCTACAAGGGCCGCCCCGTGCCGACCGACCGGTGGAACATCGACGGCGCGTACCTGGAGCTGAACGGCGAGCTGTTCATGACCTGGTCCGAGTTCCAGCCCGGGAACGGCCTCCAGAGCAACTACATCGCCCGGATGTCGGACCCGTGGACCGCGACCAGCACCGGCACCGTCCTCTCGGAGCCGGTCGAGCCGTGGGAGACCATCGGCATGCCCGTCAACGAGGGACCGATCCCGCTGCAGAAGGACGGCCGCACCTGGATCGTCTACTCGGCGAGCTTCTGCGGCACCGAGGACTACCAGCTGGGCACCCTCGAGTACGACGGCACCGGCGACCCGGTTCTCGCTTCCTCCTGGACCAAGAGCGACGGACCCGTCTTCTCGAAGGCGAACGGCGAGTACGGCACCGGTCACAACGACTTCTTCGACTCGCCCGACGGCACCGAGACCTGGAACCTGTACCACGCGAACCCCGGCCCGAACGACGGCTGCAGCCGCCAGCGCTCGGCCCGCGCGCACATCGTGGAGTGGACGGCGACCGGCGAGCCCGACTTCGGCGCTCCGCTCGGCACCGCGGCCCGCATCCCCGTCCCCAGCGGCGAGAACGCCCCGATCACCGCTCGCGTCGAGGGCGCCCCGTGGCAGCTCGTCAGCCGCAGCACCGGCCTCTGCGCCACCGTCTCCTCCGCGCAGAGCGGTGACGGCGCCGGCGTCGTGCAGGGCTCCTGCTCGACCCCGCGCGCGAACTGGATGCTCGACGCCACCGGCGAGGGCACCCTCCGCGTGATGAACGCCTCGAGCGGCAAGGCGCTCGGACCGGTCGGCTGCGCCACCGGAACCGCCGGGCTCCAGCAGTCCGCATGGCTCACCACGAGCTGCCAGCAGTGGACGGTCGCCCCGGCCACCGGCGGCTACTCGACCCTGACGAACCGCACCAGCGGCAAGCTGCTGGAGGCGTCCGGCTCGACCGTCCGCCAGGCGGCCGCCACCTCCGCCGCGGCTCAGGAGTGGGTGCTGCGCCCCGCCGGACCCGTCGCCGTCACGTCCTTCGTCACCGGCAAGTCCTTCGACCTGCCGAACTGCTCCACGGCCGACGGCGCCCTGCTCCAGCAGCAGGACTGGCTCGGCTCGCCCTGCCAGCGCGTCACCTTCGGCTCCGCCGCCGACGGCGCGCTCGAGATGCACCCCGTCTCGGCCGCCGCCAAGTGCCTCGCGGTCACCGGAGGCTCCACCGCCGACGGCGCGACCGTCACCCAGGGCGCGTGCGGCGTCACGGGCAGCAGCTGGCGCCTCCGCCCGGGCAACGACGGCACCGTCGAGCTGCGGGCCGCGCACAGCGGCAAGGCGCTCGACCTGTCGAACTGCTCCGCGCAGAACGGAACCAGGATCGGTCAGTGGAGCGTCCTGAACAACGACTGCCAGCGCTTCCGCGTCTCGCTCGGCGCCCCGGCGTCGACGGTGCCGCTGCAGCCGGTGGCGACCTCGGCCGCGCGGTGCGTCGCCGGCAAGGTCGTCGTCACCACGGTCGTGAGGAACGCGGACGACCTGCCCGTCGACGTCACGATCGGCACCGGTACCGCGGCGAAGCGGGTCACCGCGCTCGCCGGCGGAGTGAGCACGTCGACCGCCGTGACGACCCGTCAGACGAGCGTCCCGGCCGGATCCACGACGGTCGCCGTCGCGGGCACCGACGACGCCGGCCGCACCGCGACCGTCACCGCGAGCCACCCCGCGCTCACCTGCGGCTGA
- a CDS encoding LamG-like jellyroll fold domain-containing protein, protein MPPTTTPARRAPLRAALAALGLGAVLLSGLVAPAPAAQAADAVIPQQGLLADYRFTQTTGSTVPNTVSGGVGAATVRNATDALWTGTSLRLTGGPKSSTTAPWVQLPANLLTGRSSATVTIETRADASMLSNFHFLWNIGSDSTNQYWFASVRDRVRTAITTSGGNGENNARSASALTADRWYSLTSVIDGSAGTISFFVDGVRVASAPTALRPSSVADQSLNTIGRAPYPDPFYTGEVSAFRVYDRALTGAEVVAVSTVDAKPHASTFSPIAAAVLAGVAPLTVDDSTTNLPDYGGAVTWSSSDPTLRVSADGRTLSADRPAVGQAARASTLTATASIRGVVQTRSIAVTVEPQVGVDTPYGYLMVHFVEDSEGYAEKIYLDVSRGDDPEKWDPLNGAKPILASDLGTTGVRDPYLTYNPDTKKYYIIATDLRVFGGDRGPSTCDTWCYWTTEGSTKMNVWESSDLVSWSDVRQFDVALDAAGTKKLEAGMMWAPEATWVPDYAGPGKGAFVVYWSSTVYPTAAHTPGTGSSRVLWGATTDFTQATYSYGGTFIDTGADTIDTTLIQDSGTTYRISKDNGTGKGIYMESTTSATWWLPTTSWTQIQSRIGAVWSGGDPGGVEGPAVFKDHGEDTWYLYVDVIPATGYRPMVTNDLDAGWTQLTDPGFSLASSTKHGGIVSLTAGQYAEVRSADAASAVRSDLGEVTVASGGDAAAALPARADVVLAYNRGTASQPVTWNTSAVATAPGRYSVTGVVRTIGANDNQWVGANGSTAYNAADRRLSSSTAVTVTATVVVTAPTSTLTASTRCVAGRVVLSGVVKNTGTTPLSVVIRSPFGASQTLTAAPGASASAAFTTRQASVPAASLTAGALTAAYPARTC, encoded by the coding sequence ATGCCCCCCACCACCACACCCGCGCGGCGAGCGCCGCTGCGCGCAGCGCTCGCCGCGCTCGGCCTCGGAGCAGTGCTGCTCTCGGGCCTCGTCGCCCCTGCTCCGGCCGCGCAGGCGGCCGATGCCGTGATCCCGCAGCAGGGCCTCCTCGCCGACTACCGGTTCACCCAGACCACCGGCAGCACGGTCCCGAACACCGTGAGCGGAGGCGTGGGAGCCGCCACCGTCCGCAACGCGACCGACGCGCTCTGGACCGGCACGTCGCTCCGCCTCACCGGCGGCCCCAAGAGCAGCACCACGGCCCCCTGGGTGCAGCTGCCCGCGAACCTGCTGACCGGCCGCTCGTCGGCCACCGTCACGATCGAGACCCGCGCCGACGCGTCGATGCTCTCGAACTTCCACTTCCTGTGGAACATCGGCAGCGACAGCACGAACCAGTACTGGTTCGCGTCCGTCCGCGACCGCGTGCGCACCGCGATCACGACCAGCGGAGGGAACGGCGAGAACAACGCCCGCAGCGCCTCCGCCCTCACCGCCGACCGCTGGTACAGCCTCACCTCGGTGATCGACGGCAGCGCCGGCACGATCTCGTTCTTCGTCGACGGCGTCCGGGTCGCCTCGGCGCCCACCGCCCTGCGCCCCTCGTCGGTGGCCGACCAGTCGCTGAACACGATCGGCCGCGCACCGTACCCCGACCCGTTCTACACGGGCGAGGTCTCGGCGTTCCGCGTCTACGACCGCGCGCTCACCGGGGCGGAGGTGGTGGCCGTGTCGACCGTCGACGCGAAGCCGCACGCCTCCACGTTCTCCCCGATCGCCGCCGCCGTGCTGGCCGGGGTCGCCCCGCTCACCGTCGACGACTCGACCACGAACCTGCCCGACTACGGGGGAGCGGTGACCTGGTCCTCCAGCGACCCGACCCTGCGCGTCTCGGCCGACGGCCGCACCCTCAGCGCCGACCGCCCCGCCGTGGGCCAGGCCGCGCGCGCCTCGACGCTCACCGCGACGGCGTCGATCCGCGGAGTCGTGCAGACCCGCTCGATCGCCGTGACCGTCGAGCCGCAGGTCGGCGTCGACACCCCCTACGGCTACCTGATGGTCCACTTCGTCGAGGACTCCGAGGGCTACGCCGAGAAGATCTACCTCGACGTCTCCCGCGGCGACGACCCCGAGAAGTGGGACCCGCTGAACGGCGCGAAGCCGATCCTGGCCTCCGACCTCGGCACCACCGGCGTCCGGGACCCGTACCTGACCTACAACCCCGACACGAAGAAGTACTACATCATCGCCACGGACCTCCGCGTCTTCGGCGGCGACCGGGGCCCCAGCACCTGCGACACCTGGTGCTACTGGACCACCGAGGGCAGCACGAAGATGAACGTCTGGGAGTCGAGCGACCTCGTGTCGTGGAGCGACGTCCGCCAGTTCGACGTGGCGCTCGACGCCGCGGGGACGAAGAAGCTCGAAGCCGGCATGATGTGGGCTCCCGAGGCCACGTGGGTGCCGGACTACGCGGGACCCGGCAAGGGCGCGTTCGTCGTCTACTGGTCCTCGACGGTCTACCCGACCGCGGCGCACACGCCGGGCACCGGATCCTCCCGCGTGCTCTGGGGAGCGACCACGGACTTCACGCAGGCCACCTACTCGTACGGCGGCACCTTCATCGACACCGGGGCCGACACGATCGACACCACGCTGATCCAGGACTCCGGCACGACCTACCGGATCTCGAAGGACAACGGCACCGGCAAGGGCATCTACATGGAGTCGACCACCTCGGCGACCTGGTGGCTGCCGACGACCTCGTGGACGCAGATCCAGTCGCGCATCGGCGCGGTGTGGTCCGGCGGCGACCCCGGCGGGGTCGAGGGCCCCGCGGTGTTCAAGGACCACGGCGAGGACACCTGGTACCTGTATGTCGACGTGATCCCCGCGACCGGCTACAGGCCGATGGTGACGAACGACCTCGACGCGGGCTGGACCCAGCTGACCGACCCGGGCTTCTCGCTCGCCTCGTCGACCAAGCACGGCGGCATCGTCTCGCTGACCGCGGGGCAGTACGCCGAGGTCCGCTCGGCCGACGCCGCCTCCGCGGTCCGCTCGGACCTCGGCGAGGTGACGGTCGCCTCCGGCGGCGACGCCGCGGCGGCTCTGCCCGCCCGCGCCGACGTCGTGCTCGCCTACAACCGCGGCACCGCCTCGCAGCCGGTCACCTGGAACACCTCCGCGGTGGCGACGGCGCCCGGCCGCTACTCCGTCACCGGAGTCGTCCGCACGATCGGTGCGAACGACAACCAGTGGGTGGGCGCGAACGGATCGACGGCCTACAACGCCGCCGACCGCCGGCTCTCGAGCTCCACGGCCGTCACGGTCACCGCGACCGTGGTGGTGACGGCACCGACCTCGACGCTCACCGCGTCCACCCGCTGCGTCGCGGGCAGGGTCGTCCTCTCCGGAGTGGTGAAGAACACGGGCACGACGCCCCTCTCGGTCGTCATCCGCTCGCCGTTCGGCGCCTCGCAGACGCTGACCGCCGCCCCCGGCGCCAGCGCCTCGGCCGCCTTCACCACCCGCCAGGCCTCCGTCCCGGCCGCCTCGCTCACCGCGGGCGCCCTGACCGCGGCCTACCCGGCGCGCACCTGCTGA
- a CDS encoding excinuclease ABC subunit UvrA: MSAPGNTDPLDRVRVRGARENNLRSIDVDVPRDALVAFTGVSGSGKSSLAFGTLYAEAQRRYFESVAPYARRLIDQVGVPDVDSIEGLPPAVALPQRRSGGSARSTVGSATTLSSVVRMVFSRIGAYPEGAPMLLAEDFSANTVQGACPSCHGIGRVYDVPDELMVPDDSLSIRDGALAAWPTAWHGKQLRDSLISLGHDIDAPWRDLPAEDRDWILHTPDSPQVPVWTDRSPAEVRASVAAGDEPRYMSTFLGVRRYVLDTFAGSKSARMRERAASFVVSVACPVCGGRRLKPDALAVTFEGLDITELSALPLEELVVVARRVLEPGWTPADGAPQTRLAAQRLVEDLVARLAPIVDLGLGHLSLDRSTPTLSSGELQRMRLATQVLSGLFGVVFVLDEPSTGLHPADTEALLGILRTLRATGNTVFFVEHSLDVIREADWIVDIGPGAGSGGGTVVYSGPLDGLPGARDSVTRRYLFPEGDPAPLRSRRTAEQWIELAGVSRHTLDDLSVAFPVGVLTAVTGVSGSGKSTLVNQALPDLLRASLRADVAEDAPAEEGGEADPLLDAAAAATRGTASGPADRLRRVVQVTQTPIGRTSRSNVATYTGLFDRVRTLFAATPEAKRRRFSASRFSFNLPSGRCPVCKGEGSVEVELLFLPTVEAPCSACGGTRYNDETLEVTLGGRTIADVLALSVADAREAFAEDREVARHLDALVDVGLGYVSLGQPAPELSGGEAQRVKLASELRRAQRGDTLYLLDEPTSGLHPADADRLLEHLQHLVDAGNTVIVVEHDMRVVADADWVVDLGPGAGRAGGSVVATGTPEEVAEAAGSRTAPYLRAALDRRR; this comes from the coding sequence ATGAGCGCGCCTGGAAACACCGATCCCCTCGACCGCGTCCGCGTGCGCGGCGCCCGCGAGAACAACCTCCGGAGCATCGACGTCGACGTGCCGCGCGACGCCCTCGTCGCCTTCACGGGGGTCTCCGGATCGGGCAAGAGCTCGCTCGCCTTCGGCACGCTCTACGCGGAGGCGCAGCGCCGCTACTTCGAGTCGGTCGCTCCCTACGCGCGGCGGCTGATCGACCAGGTCGGCGTGCCGGACGTCGACTCGATCGAGGGCCTGCCGCCGGCCGTCGCCCTCCCGCAGCGGCGCTCCGGAGGCTCGGCCCGCTCCACGGTCGGCAGTGCGACGACGCTCTCGAGCGTGGTGCGGATGGTGTTCTCGCGCATCGGCGCCTACCCCGAGGGCGCGCCGATGCTGCTCGCAGAGGACTTCTCGGCCAACACCGTGCAGGGCGCGTGCCCCAGCTGCCACGGCATCGGCCGGGTCTACGACGTCCCCGACGAGCTGATGGTGCCGGACGACTCCCTCTCGATCCGCGACGGGGCGCTCGCCGCCTGGCCGACCGCCTGGCACGGCAAGCAGCTGCGCGACAGCCTGATCTCGCTCGGACACGACATCGACGCTCCGTGGCGCGACCTGCCCGCGGAGGACCGCGACTGGATCCTGCACACTCCCGACTCCCCGCAGGTTCCCGTGTGGACCGACCGCTCGCCCGCGGAGGTGCGCGCGTCCGTGGCCGCCGGGGACGAGCCGCGCTACATGAGCACGTTCCTCGGGGTGCGCCGCTATGTGCTCGACACCTTCGCCGGCTCGAAGAGCGCCCGGATGCGCGAGCGCGCGGCCTCGTTCGTCGTCAGCGTCGCGTGCCCGGTGTGCGGCGGCCGGAGGCTGAAGCCCGACGCGCTCGCCGTCACCTTCGAGGGGCTCGACATCACCGAGCTGTCGGCGCTCCCGCTCGAGGAGCTGGTCGTCGTCGCGCGGCGCGTGCTGGAGCCCGGCTGGACCCCGGCCGACGGCGCTCCGCAGACCCGCCTGGCCGCGCAGCGGCTGGTCGAGGACCTCGTCGCCCGCCTCGCGCCGATCGTCGACCTGGGCCTCGGCCACCTCTCGCTCGACCGCTCCACGCCGACGCTCTCCTCGGGGGAGCTCCAGCGGATGCGCCTCGCGACGCAGGTGCTCTCGGGCCTCTTCGGCGTCGTCTTCGTGCTCGACGAGCCGTCCACGGGCCTGCACCCCGCCGACACGGAGGCGCTGCTCGGCATCCTGCGGACCCTGCGGGCGACCGGCAACACCGTCTTCTTCGTCGAGCACTCCCTCGACGTCATCCGCGAGGCCGACTGGATCGTCGACATCGGCCCGGGCGCGGGGTCGGGGGGCGGCACCGTCGTCTACTCCGGCCCGCTCGACGGCCTGCCGGGCGCCCGCGACTCCGTCACCCGCCGCTACCTCTTCCCCGAGGGCGACCCGGCGCCGCTGCGCTCCCGCCGCACCGCGGAGCAGTGGATCGAGCTCGCCGGCGTCTCGCGGCACACCCTCGACGACCTCTCCGTCGCGTTCCCGGTCGGGGTTCTCACCGCGGTCACCGGCGTCTCCGGATCGGGCAAGTCGACGCTCGTGAACCAGGCGCTGCCCGATCTGCTGCGCGCCTCGCTCCGAGCCGACGTCGCCGAGGACGCGCCGGCCGAGGAGGGCGGGGAGGCGGACCCGCTGCTCGACGCGGCCGCGGCGGCGACCCGCGGCACCGCCTCCGGGCCCGCGGACCGCCTGCGCCGCGTGGTGCAGGTGACCCAGACCCCGATCGGCCGGACCTCGCGCTCGAACGTCGCGACCTACACGGGCCTGTTCGACCGGGTGCGGACGCTCTTCGCGGCCACCCCGGAGGCGAAGCGCCGCCGCTTCTCGGCGAGCCGCTTCTCCTTCAACCTGCCCAGCGGGCGCTGCCCCGTCTGCAAGGGCGAGGGCTCCGTGGAGGTGGAGCTGCTGTTCCTCCCGACCGTCGAGGCGCCCTGCTCGGCGTGCGGCGGCACGCGGTACAACGACGAGACCCTCGAGGTCACCCTGGGCGGCCGGACGATCGCCGACGTCCTCGCGCTGAGCGTCGCCGATGCGCGCGAGGCCTTCGCCGAGGACCGCGAGGTCGCCCGCCACCTCGACGCGCTGGTGGACGTGGGGCTCGGCTACGTCTCGCTCGGCCAGCCGGCGCCCGAGCTGTCCGGGGGAGAGGCGCAGCGGGTGAAGCTCGCCTCGGAGCTGCGTCGCGCCCAGCGCGGGGACACGCTCTACCTGCTCGACGAGCCGACGTCGGGCCTGCACCCCGCCGACGCCGACCGCCTGCTCGAGCACCTGCAGCACCTGGTCGACGCGGGCAACACGGTGATCGTCGTCGAGCACGACATGCGCGTCGTCGCCGACGCGGACTGGGTCGTGGACCTCGGCCCGGGAGCGGGCCGGGCCGGCGGCTCGGTGGTCGCGACGGGCACTCCGGAGGAGGTCGCCGAGGCCGCGGGCAGCCGCACCGCTCCGTACCTCCGGGCGGCTCTGGACCGGCGCCGCTGA